The Podospora pseudocomata strain CBS 415.72m chromosome 1 map unlocalized CBS415.72m_1, whole genome shotgun sequence genome has a segment encoding these proteins:
- a CDS encoding uncharacterized protein (COG:G; EggNog:ENOG503Q3VG) encodes MSPDLNSLPGADSTPSPTPPPPINSTRGTTASNSNGYYFPNGHHDGEKRPNILYVMADQLAAPLLKMYNPTSQILTPNLDALAAKSVQFDSAYCPSPLCGPSRMSMITGQLPMKIGAFDNAAQISSDIPTYAHYLRLKGYHTVLAGKMHFVGDQLHGYETRLTSDIYPGDFGWVPNWEEPETRLEWYHNASSVLQAGSCVRSNQLDYDEEVMYRSRQFLYDFVREGEEGRRPFALTVSLTHPHDPYTIEQKYWDLYENVDIDLPRVTIPQEDQDPHSKRLLKVCDLWDNPFSDEQIKRARRAYYGAVSYVDDCLGQLLTLLKQLKLDEDTIVIFSGDHGDMLGERGLWYKMSYFENSVRVPLLVSYPKRFEPRRVSQNVSTLDILPTMCDLVGTKPWALLPMDGRSLLPHLEGREGGHDEVFAEYTGEGTVRPLMMIRRGRWKYVTCPADGSQLFDLRADPLELRDLVKEAVVRTDEETKEVFEAFEREAREKWDFEGITKEVLHSQRKRRLVWGALTKGRFESWDYNPIDDGREKYIRSHIPLDDLERRARYPAVDESGRETGSRIVTDQAGSHGQ; translated from the exons ATGTCACCCGAtctcaactccctccccggTGCTGACAgcaccccatcaccaacaccaccaccaccaatcaaCAGCACCCGCGGAACAACAGCTTCCAACAGCAACGGCTACTACTTTCCCAACGGCCACCATGATGGAGAAAAACGCCCCAACATCCTCTACGTCATGGCCGACCAGCTAGCCGCCCCTCTGCTCAAGATGTAcaaccccacctcccaaatcctcacccccaacctcgacgccCTAGCTGCAAAATCAGTTCAGTTCGACTCAGCCTACTGCCCCTCCCCGTTATGCGGCCCCTCAAGAATGAGTATGATCACGGGGCAGCTCCCCATGAAGATAGGAGCGTTTGACAATGCCGCCCAGATATCAAGCGATATCCCGACTTATGCCCACTACCTTCGGCTGAAGGGGTACCACACTGTTTTGGCGGGCAAGATGCATTTTGTCGGGGATCAGCTGCATGGGTACGAGACGAGGCTGACGAGCGATATTTACCCGGGGGATTTTGGGTGGGTGCCGAACTGGGAGGAGCCGGAGACGAGGCTGGAGTGGTATCATAACGCGAGCAGTGTACTGCAGGCGGGGAGCTGTGTGAGGAGTAATCAGCTGGAttatgatgaggaggttATGTATAGGAGTAGGCAGTTTTTGTATGATTTTgttagggagggggaggaggggaggaggccgttTGCTTTGACG gtctccctcacccacccccacgaCCCCTACACCATCGAGCAAAAGTACTGGGACCTCTACGAAAACGTCGACATTGACCTCCCCCGCGTGACCATCCCCCAGGAAGACCAAGACCCCCACTCCAAACGCCTCCTCAAAGTCTGCGACCTGTGGGACAATCCTTTCTCTGACGAGCAAATCAAGCGGGCCCGGAGGGCGTACTACGGCGCCGTCTCGTACGTCGACGACTGcctcggccagctcctcaccCTGCTCAAGCAGCTCAAGCTCGACGAGGACACGATTGTGATCTTTTCTGGCGACCACGGGGACATGCTCGGGGAGAGGGGGCTGTGGTACAAGATGTCGTATTTTGAGAACTCGGTGCGTGTGCCGCTTCTGGTGAGCTACCCGAAGAGGTTCGagccgaggagggtgagtCAGAATGTGAGCACGTTGGATATTTTGCCTACGATGTGCGATTTGGTGGGGACGAAGCCGTGGGCGTTGTTGCCGATGGATGGGAGGAGTTTGCTGCCGCAcctggaggggagggagggggggcatgATGAGGTTTTTGCGGAGTATACTGGGGAGGGGACGGTCAGGCcgctgatgatgatcagaagggggaggtggaagtaTGTGACTTGCCCGGCGGATGGGAGTCAGTTGTTTGATTTGAGGGCGGATCCGCTCGAGTTGAGGgatttggtgaaggaggcggtggtgaggacggatgaagaaacaaaagaggTTTTTGAGGCGtttgagagggaggcgagggagaagtgGGATTTTGAGGGGATTACGAAGGAGGTGTTGCATAgtcagaggaagaggaggttggtttggggggcGTTGACGAAGGGGAGGTTTGAGAGTTGGGATTACAATCCgattgatgatgggagggagaa GTATATCCGGTCGCATATTCCTCTGGATGACCTCGAGAGGCGGGCGCGGTACCCGGCTGTGGATGAGTCCGGCCGGGAGACAGGATCGAGGATCGTGACTGATCAAGCTGGATCTCACGGGCAGTAA
- the MED8 gene encoding mediator of RNA polymerase II transcription subunit 8 (EggNog:ENOG503P4GW; COG:K), giving the protein MASLNLLPEDLKHLDLLRNRFATLSLNLSNAHRNMALTYPLPSQESLQASAAIIHTSLLSLQSILTDKSALFHRIAVHPSTNFPGRTQLDFLSSMLRKKPEPEIETKMEMGMQRAREVGVDEAVLAEIARRNKRREGGDDEDYEDGGGGGGGGDGDEGEDEEANNEKWADCWFLFDRGLKEYINVQEGRSYTVEEQEMGIERVRTGLRRNLLEEEEEEEEEESDDEEEDEDEEEDEDLVMMDGSGGGRGGVGQQGVVQQASGNTGVQPEHLFWLYARGRTDLPPRIELESKRAPAKGQVKRLPPR; this is encoded by the exons ATGGCCTCCCtaaacctcctccccgaagaCCTCAAAcacctcgacctcctccgcaaccgcTTCGCGACCCTAtctctcaacctctccaacgcCCACCGCAACATGGCGCTCAcctaccccctcccctcacaAGAATCCCTCCAGGCCTCAGCAGCAATAATCCACACCTCGCTGCTATCCCTCCAATCGATCCTAACCGACAAGTCAGCCTTGTTCCACCGCATCGCTGTCCACCCGTCTACCAACTTCCCCGGGCGCACCCAGCTAGACTTTTTGTCATCGATGCTAAGAAAAAAACCGGAACCGGAGATCGAGACGAaaatggagatggggatgcagagggcgagggaggtgggggttgatgaggcggTGTTGGCAGAGATTGCTAGGCGGAACAAGAgacgggaaggaggggatgatgaggattatgaggatgggggtggtggtggtgggggtggggatggggacgagggggaggatgaggaggcgaaTAATGAGAAGTGGGCGGATTGCTGGTTTTTGTTTGATAGGGGTTTGAAGGAGTATATTAATGTgcaggaggggaggagttatactgtggaggagcaggagatggggattgagagggtgaggacggggttgaggaggaatttgttggaggaggaggaggaggaggaggaggaggagagtgatgatgaggaagaggatgaagatgaagaagaggatgaggatttAGTTatgatggatgggagtggtggggggaggggaggggtgggacaGCAGGGGGTTGTGCAGCAGGCGAG TGGAAATACGGGTGTGCAGCCAGAGCACTTGTTTTGGTTGTATGCTAGGGGCAGGACAGATCTACCGCCGAGGATAGAGCTCGAGTCCAAGAGGGCGCCTGCGAAGGGGCAGGTGAAGAGACTTCCGCCTAGGTAG